In Caldanaerobius fijiensis DSM 17918, a single window of DNA contains:
- a CDS encoding phosphoenolpyruvate carboxykinase (GTP), which yields MITTNKAVLDWVEEMARLTKPDNIVWLDGSEEEKQKLIKQALETGELHELNQEKLPGCYLHRTAVSDVARVEHRTFICTRNKDDAGPTNNWMAPDEAYSKLRKLFDGSMKGRTMYVIPYIMGPVGSPFSKVGVELTDSIYVVLNMRIMTRMGDVAWQQLGDSDEFVKGLHSKATLDPEERYICHFPEDNTIWSVNSGYGGNVLLGKKCFALRIASYMGRKQGWMAEHMLILGVEDPKGNVSYVAAAFPSACGKTNLAMLVPPEYYAKQGYKVWTVGDDIAWLRIGEDGRLWAVNPEAGFFGVAPGTSYKTNPNAMETIKANTIFTNVLLTPDNTVWWEGMGEPPASGINWKGEPWTPDSGEKGAHPNARFTAPASQCPSISPEWENPKGVPISAIIFGGRRAKVAPLVYQSFDWNHGVYVGATMASETTAAAAGKVGVVRRDPMAMLPFCGYNMADYFAYWLEMGKRIPNPPKIFNVNWFRTDDEGNFLWPGFGENMRVLKWIIDRCNGNGEAVETPIGYVPAKGAIDTTGLDISDEVMEELLSVDKDVWAEEIKDQEEFLKQFGDRLPEEIIAQKEALKKRFGL from the coding sequence TAACAAGGCTGTTCTGGATTGGGTAGAAGAAATGGCAAGGCTCACAAAACCGGATAACATAGTATGGTTAGACGGGTCGGAAGAAGAGAAGCAGAAACTCATTAAGCAGGCCCTTGAAACGGGCGAACTACACGAACTAAATCAAGAAAAGCTTCCGGGCTGTTATTTACACAGGACCGCTGTAAGCGATGTAGCAAGGGTGGAACATAGAACGTTTATATGCACCAGAAATAAGGACGATGCAGGTCCAACCAACAACTGGATGGCTCCCGACGAGGCTTATTCAAAGCTGAGGAAATTATTTGACGGATCCATGAAGGGAAGGACGATGTATGTCATTCCATATATTATGGGCCCTGTGGGATCGCCTTTTAGCAAGGTGGGCGTAGAATTGACTGATAGTATCTATGTGGTCCTCAACATGAGGATTATGACGAGAATGGGCGATGTGGCTTGGCAGCAGCTAGGGGATTCGGATGAATTTGTAAAAGGGCTTCACTCCAAAGCGACATTGGACCCTGAAGAGAGGTATATTTGCCATTTCCCTGAAGACAATACTATATGGAGTGTAAATTCAGGTTATGGTGGAAATGTGCTCCTGGGTAAAAAATGCTTTGCATTAAGGATCGCAAGCTATATGGGCAGAAAGCAGGGCTGGATGGCTGAGCATATGCTCATACTGGGAGTGGAAGATCCTAAGGGAAATGTATCTTATGTGGCAGCGGCGTTCCCCAGCGCGTGCGGCAAGACAAATCTCGCAATGCTTGTGCCTCCTGAATATTATGCAAAGCAGGGATATAAGGTATGGACTGTTGGCGATGATATTGCATGGCTGAGGATTGGCGAAGATGGAAGGCTATGGGCAGTAAATCCTGAAGCAGGCTTTTTTGGAGTAGCGCCTGGAACCAGCTATAAGACCAATCCCAACGCTATGGAAACTATAAAGGCCAATACCATATTCACCAATGTTCTTCTAACCCCGGATAATACGGTTTGGTGGGAGGGCATGGGAGAACCGCCAGCCAGTGGTATTAATTGGAAAGGTGAGCCGTGGACGCCGGATAGCGGCGAAAAGGGAGCACACCCCAATGCTAGATTTACAGCACCTGCCAGTCAGTGCCCGTCGATTTCTCCAGAGTGGGAAAATCCCAAAGGAGTGCCCATTTCTGCGATAATCTTTGGTGGCAGAAGGGCGAAAGTAGCTCCCCTTGTTTATCAATCTTTTGATTGGAATCACGGCGTATATGTTGGGGCGACGATGGCATCAGAAACCACAGCAGCAGCTGCCGGCAAGGTAGGTGTGGTAAGACGTGACCCCATGGCTATGTTGCCTTTCTGCGGATACAACATGGCAGACTATTTTGCATACTGGCTTGAGATGGGCAAGAGGATACCCAATCCTCCCAAGATCTTCAATGTCAACTGGTTCAGAACGGATGATGAAGGCAATTTCCTCTGGCCGGGATTTGGCGAAAACATGAGGGTGCTGAAGTGGATAATAGACAGGTGCAATGGAAACGGTGAAGCGGTAGAAACGCCAATCGGCTATGTGCCAGCAAAAGGTGCCATAGATACCACGGGGTTGGATATCTCTGATGAGGTCATGGAGGAGCTATTGAGCGTTGATAAAGATGTATGGGCCGAGGAGATAAAAGATCAGGAGGAGTTCTTAAAACAGTTTGGTGACAGACTACCTGAGGAAATAATTGCCCAGAAAGAGGCATTGAAAAAGAGATTTGGATTATAA
- the nadA gene encoding quinolinate synthase NadA: MDIDTIDMIEEIKRLKREKNAIILAHNYQVPEVQDVADLVGDSFALSQAAARTDSDVIVFCGVHFMAESAKILSPDKTVLLPARDAGCPLADFVWPEALEAKKKEYPNAAVVCYVNSPASVKAISDICCTSSNAVKIVESLDSDEVLFVPDKNLGTYVANKVKGKRIIPWEGYCITHHRISLDDVIKAREMHPDAKILVHPEVSPEIWQYADFIGSTAQIIDYASKSDSKEFIIGTEMGILHKLKKDNPEKTFYLLSKGLVCPNMKKTRLEDVLDSLREMRYEITVPEDIRVRALNALEKMLNVR; encoded by the coding sequence ATGGATATAGATACAATTGATATGATTGAAGAAATCAAAAGGCTGAAAAGAGAGAAAAATGCAATTATCCTTGCCCATAATTATCAAGTTCCAGAGGTTCAGGATGTGGCAGACCTGGTAGGGGATTCTTTTGCTTTAAGCCAGGCGGCTGCCCGGACTGATAGCGACGTCATTGTTTTTTGCGGGGTTCATTTTATGGCCGAAAGCGCCAAAATATTATCGCCGGACAAAACTGTATTGTTGCCCGCCAGGGACGCCGGATGTCCCTTGGCTGACTTTGTATGGCCTGAAGCACTGGAGGCTAAAAAGAAGGAATATCCCAATGCTGCGGTGGTGTGTTATGTAAATTCGCCTGCATCTGTAAAAGCAATAAGCGACATATGCTGTACATCGTCAAATGCTGTTAAGATTGTAGAATCGCTGGACAGCGATGAGGTGCTTTTTGTACCAGATAAGAACCTGGGAACATATGTAGCCAACAAGGTTAAAGGTAAGAGAATTATTCCATGGGAAGGCTACTGCATAACCCATCACAGGATAAGCCTTGACGATGTTATAAAGGCCAGGGAGATGCACCCGGATGCAAAGATCCTGGTACATCCAGAAGTATCGCCTGAAATATGGCAATACGCTGATTTTATCGGAAGTACAGCTCAGATTATAGACTATGCCAGTAAGTCCGATAGCAAGGAATTTATCATAGGCACGGAGATGGGTATTTTACATAAATTGAAAAAGGATAATCCTGAAAAGACCTTTTACCTTCTTTCAAAAGGCCTTGTGTGCCCCAATATGAAGAAAACCAGACTGGAGGATGTATTAGATTCACTGAGAGAAATGCGATATGAAATCACCGTACCCGAGGATATAAGAGTGAGAGCGTTAAACGCCCTTGAAAAGATGCTAAATGTTAGATAA
- a CDS encoding tRNA 2-thiocytidine biosynthesis TtcA family protein — MQRLVGKIRKAIQDYNMIEEGDIIAVGVSGGKDSITLLYALSLLQKYYPVKFRLMGLTLTMGYEDMDFSKTMNFCKENGIEYHIKETQIAKIVFDVRKEKNPCSLCANLRRGALNNFALEMGCNKVALAHHYNDLIETFLLSIFYEGRINTFLPVTKLDRTGLIVLRPMIYVKESEIKGVVRRYELPVVPNQCPANGNTKRQYIKDLLKSLSKDIPDLEKRIFSASKHFFNLMKI; from the coding sequence ATGCAGCGCCTTGTTGGGAAGATAAGAAAAGCTATACAGGATTACAACATGATAGAAGAGGGCGATATAATAGCAGTTGGTGTGTCGGGAGGCAAGGACAGTATAACCCTTTTGTACGCTCTTTCCCTTTTACAGAAGTATTATCCTGTAAAGTTCAGGCTGATGGGGCTTACATTGACGATGGGTTATGAGGACATGGATTTTAGCAAAACCATGAATTTTTGCAAAGAGAATGGTATTGAATACCATATCAAAGAAACTCAGATAGCTAAAATCGTTTTTGATGTAAGAAAGGAGAAAAATCCCTGTTCGCTTTGTGCTAATTTGAGGAGGGGAGCTTTAAATAATTTTGCATTGGAGATGGGATGCAACAAAGTAGCGTTGGCCCACCACTATAATGATCTCATTGAGACTTTTTTGTTGAGCATTTTTTATGAAGGAAGGATAAATACATTTTTGCCCGTAACAAAGTTAGATAGAACGGGTTTAATTGTATTACGGCCTATGATATATGTAAAAGAGAGTGAGATAAAAGGGGTGGTCAGGCGATATGAGCTTCCCGTGGTACCCAATCAGTGTCCAGCTAATGGCAATACTAAAAGGCAGTATATAAAGGATCTTTTGAAGAGTTTATCAAAGGATATACCTGATCTGGAAAAACGTATATTTTCGGCATCTAAACATTTTTTTAATCTCATGAAAATTTGA